In Candidatus Methylomirabilota bacterium, the genomic window CTCGCCATGGGGCGGTATCCCGTCGCGGCCCAACCGCCGGCCGCCGCGGTCGAGCCTCACGATCGCGTGTTCGTGACGAACGCGGATTCCAACACGATCGCGGTGCTCGATCCCCGCACGAACACCCTCGAGACCGCCATCAACCTGACGAGCTTCGACGAGGACCCGCGTCCGCCGTTCCGCTTCGTCACCGACGGCCGGGCGCCGACTCACGCGGCCATGATCCACAAGCCGCTCTACCGGGGCGCCATCGGCCTCCACGGTCTGGCCCCGTCGCCGGACAACCGCCTGCTGGCCACGGCCGGTCGCGGCTCCAGCAACGTCTATCTCATCGACACCGCGGGCAAGCGCGTGCTCGGCAACACCCCGAACCCGCAGACCGGACCGGGGTCGAACCCGGAGCGCTTGACCAGCGGGATGCTCGTCGGACGTGAGCCGCTCGGGCTGACCTTCACCCGCAACGGCCGGGAGCTATGGGTGGCCGTGGGGGGCGAGGATCGGATCGCCGTGATCGATGTGGAAGGCGCCCTGCGCGGCCAGCCGCCGGTCCGCCTCCTGGTGCCCACGGTCAACGGCCCGTCGCAGGTGTGGTTCTCGGGCGACGGAGGGCTGGCCTTCGTGGCCAGCGACAAGGTCGCGCGGCTCGATGTCCTCTTCCTCAACCCCGACCCGCAGGGACGCTCGCGGCCATCGCACATCACGACCCTGGACCTCAGCGCGGAGGACCCGTTCGGCTTCACGCCGTTCCTCAAGACGTCCCCCGACGGCAGCGAGGTGTGGCTGACCCACAAGCTGGCCGACCGCGTCTCGGCCCGCAGCGCCCGGGGCCCGCACGGGCTGCTCGACAGCGTCGCGCTGGGAGCGATGGCCCGACCGAACCACCTCGAGTTCGTCG contains:
- a CDS encoding YncE family protein; translation: MGSLGAVTLAMGRYPVAAQPPAAAVEPHDRVFVTNADSNTIAVLDPRTNTLETAINLTSFDEDPRPPFRFVTDGRAPTHAAMIHKPLYRGAIGLHGLAPSPDNRLLATAGRGSSNVYLIDTAGKRVLGNTPNPQTGPGSNPERLTSGMLVGREPLGLTFTRNGRELWVAVGGEDRIAVIDVEGALRGQPPVRLLVPTVNGPSQVWFSGDGGLAFVASDKVARLDVLFLNPDPQGRSRPSHITTLDLSAEDPFGFTPFLKTSPDGSEVWLTHKLADRVSARSARGPHGLLDSVALGAMARPNHLEFVENARGKVVYVSLARVDEGGPNGVASSQVAIVDRASPSGSRRVVGSFFTRGREAHGLWTNPARTSLYVAHEQDELTGTPHAGQTVVSAFDVTNPLAPVFLAQIPLGSLTLPSGTLRNKKSVSLVYVRPGARSQTA